Proteins encoded by one window of Chondromyces crocatus:
- a CDS encoding ABC transporter permease translates to MPTAPTATDAGTTRSRDEAVSTGFQIELVARGEATAEIFISGDLLLRDAAGFWRALRKQIAAAGAARTIDIDLSGVREIEGGVMALLLQLVGELQAREVESEIRGAKGPVADVLGLYGTPDKVDLRTKPRTEGMLSQIGRATVAIITEVKAVLSFVGELVLAIFGVLRNPSSMNWSGVFPIMERAGADALPIILLINFLVGFVMGFQGAVQLKQFGANIFVADLVGLAVAREFGPLMAAIIVCGRSGAAFAAEIGTMKVSEEIDALRTMGFGPVRYLVLPRILGLMLVMPLLTLIADAIAMFGGLLVGVFSLDLTPVGYLLETQKAVSAWDVMSGVIKSIFFAFAIALVACQQGLATAGGAEGVGRRTTSSVVAILFSLILIDAAFTVVFYALGL, encoded by the coding sequence ATGCCCACGGCTCCCACCGCCACCGACGCTGGAACGACGCGCTCCCGCGACGAGGCCGTGAGCACGGGATTCCAGATCGAGCTCGTGGCCCGCGGCGAGGCGACGGCGGAAATCTTCATCTCGGGTGACCTGCTGCTGCGGGACGCCGCCGGATTCTGGCGAGCCCTGCGCAAGCAGATAGCGGCCGCCGGAGCAGCGCGCACGATCGACATCGACCTCTCCGGTGTGCGCGAGATCGAGGGCGGCGTGATGGCCCTGCTGCTTCAGCTCGTCGGCGAACTCCAGGCCCGCGAGGTGGAGAGCGAGATCCGCGGCGCGAAGGGACCGGTCGCGGACGTTCTCGGCCTCTACGGCACACCCGACAAGGTCGATCTCCGCACGAAGCCTCGGACCGAAGGGATGCTCTCCCAGATCGGGCGGGCCACAGTCGCGATCATCACCGAAGTGAAGGCGGTGCTCTCGTTCGTCGGCGAGCTCGTGCTGGCGATCTTCGGTGTCCTCCGCAATCCCAGCTCGATGAACTGGAGCGGTGTGTTCCCCATCATGGAGCGCGCCGGGGCCGACGCGCTCCCCATCATCCTGCTCATCAATTTTCTGGTGGGCTTCGTCATGGGTTTTCAGGGGGCGGTCCAGCTCAAGCAGTTCGGCGCGAACATCTTCGTGGCCGATCTCGTGGGCCTGGCGGTGGCGCGCGAGTTCGGTCCCCTGATGGCTGCGATCATCGTCTGCGGTAGGTCTGGCGCGGCTTTCGCCGCGGAGATCGGGACGATGAAGGTCTCCGAGGAGATCGATGCGCTTCGCACCATGGGCTTTGGCCCCGTGCGCTACCTGGTGCTGCCGCGCATCCTGGGCCTGATGCTGGTCATGCCCCTGCTCACCCTCATCGCCGACGCCATCGCCATGTTCGGCGGGCTCCTGGTCGGCGTGTTCAGCCTCGACCTCACGCCCGTCGGCTACCTGCTCGAGACGCAGAAGGCCGTCAGCGCGTGGGACGTCATGTCGGGCGTGATCAAGAGCATCTTCTTCGCCTTCGCCATCGCGCTGGTCGCGTGTCAGCAGGGCCTGGCCACGGCGGGAGGTGCGGAAGGTGTGGGGCGACGCACGACGTCGTCGGTGGTCGCGATCCTGTTCTCCCTCATCCTCATCGACGCGGCCTTCACGGTCGTGTTCTACGCACTGGGCCTATGA
- a CDS encoding cyclic nucleotide-binding domain-containing protein, with translation MSRLRALIDLRRGDGPIVLPAAGVAFLGVGAMSLAGIAADTLFVSAFDLGQISRFYVVTSAVRFGAALGYAALLRRFEGPRLDGALLLITAMSVAGAALLSQSATGALLYAICVGLLVLPPLLPLITFRAVSSALESRQARRLLPLVAAAATVGVIVASAAVPTLAGLLGTPGVLYAGAVLAALAAPLPTVLAERAPPRQSQAEPPGKLLRALVDMRRDLVESPVVGVVLAGVLLGAIAANLVDYAMKAALKARYEREEMAAFLGTFGAATNLLILLAQLFGSSRFTARFGVRISMQALFASQVAMGAGLGLAPGVVSAAMARLSENTFRYALSAPVEDLLLTPAPPAARVRAKVLAKGLANPLGGVLVGLLLAAFGAAGPPPLALGAILALTGAVGMLAVARARRAYMAALAHALGEGQIEEELSPQTAQALGRELSQTLHRRVGRRDVEGASRLLAVLDDRFFSMDEVAHALRAPQAEIRRAAVAAAVRVGRPGEGPRLLALADPDPEDDIEQSLLAGARALGGGADQARLSLALDRGRSGASAEKARLWGEALVGLGGIAVASGGRGSSPSFAVAAFSGAPQTPVGQAAVVEVLRQEALVPGSPRRAAALWALGELRARQAHREVLLSLGSSDRAVFAAAARAAVLIEARGAVAALLGRLTTGSEVRAVTEALSLAGPEAVGDLIAALPTTRGQGAAVATSVASGSALTGSVRAARVLARLGPEACAEVLVRYAELGYRARNAVARALATVSRRTGEAVDPELVLQAMEMTLEYAESLALLYPMTLFGRLSPKRASAPDGLREETRGLLRREVRYRIEETSARLLDLAAVMGDRELITRARAALAEGARERGHGLELLETILPRPLAARAVALLEIDWATPLPTGGKPPQLDGWLEKCRNFDAGALPSSHPMATVLEKVVVLVDSSLFKGLSGEELYPVAEIAEALEYESGEEVVREGDPGDALFVVVEGRFQVERRGAAVRALEPGAVFGEVALLDGAPRAATVVATTEGKVLRIPRAEFEGLLDESPELARGVIRTLLGHLRAAGAAG, from the coding sequence TTGTCTCGATTGCGCGCGCTCATCGATCTCCGCCGCGGGGATGGTCCCATCGTCCTGCCCGCTGCAGGTGTGGCCTTCCTCGGCGTGGGGGCGATGTCGCTCGCCGGGATCGCGGCCGACACGCTGTTCGTCTCGGCGTTCGATCTGGGTCAGATCTCGCGCTTCTACGTGGTGACGTCGGCGGTGCGCTTCGGCGCGGCGCTCGGGTACGCGGCGCTCTTGCGGCGCTTCGAGGGGCCGCGGCTCGACGGGGCGCTGCTGCTGATCACGGCGATGTCGGTGGCCGGGGCGGCGCTGCTCAGCCAGAGCGCGACGGGCGCGCTGCTCTACGCGATCTGTGTGGGGCTCCTGGTGCTGCCGCCGCTGCTCCCGCTGATCACGTTCCGCGCGGTGTCGAGCGCGCTGGAGTCGCGGCAGGCGCGGCGGCTGTTGCCGCTGGTGGCCGCGGCGGCGACGGTGGGGGTGATCGTGGCGAGCGCAGCGGTACCGACGCTGGCCGGGCTGCTGGGGACGCCCGGGGTGCTCTACGCCGGGGCGGTGCTCGCCGCGCTGGCGGCGCCACTGCCGACGGTGCTGGCGGAGCGCGCGCCACCGCGGCAGTCGCAGGCGGAGCCCCCCGGGAAGCTCTTGCGCGCGCTGGTCGACATGCGGCGCGATCTGGTGGAGTCGCCCGTGGTGGGGGTGGTGCTCGCGGGGGTGCTGCTGGGGGCCATCGCGGCGAACCTGGTGGACTATGCGATGAAGGCGGCGCTGAAGGCGCGCTACGAGCGCGAGGAGATGGCGGCCTTCCTGGGGACGTTCGGGGCCGCGACGAACCTGCTGATCCTGCTGGCGCAGCTCTTCGGGTCGAGCCGGTTCACGGCGCGCTTCGGGGTGCGGATCTCGATGCAGGCGCTGTTCGCGTCGCAGGTGGCGATGGGCGCCGGGCTCGGGCTCGCGCCCGGGGTGGTGTCGGCTGCGATGGCGCGGCTGTCGGAGAACACGTTCCGCTACGCGCTGTCGGCGCCGGTGGAGGATCTGCTGCTGACGCCAGCACCTCCTGCAGCACGGGTGCGGGCGAAGGTGCTGGCGAAGGGGCTCGCGAACCCGCTCGGCGGGGTGCTGGTGGGTCTGCTGCTCGCCGCGTTCGGCGCCGCAGGGCCGCCACCGCTCGCGCTGGGGGCAATCCTGGCGCTGACGGGCGCGGTGGGGATGCTGGCCGTGGCGAGGGCGCGGCGGGCCTACATGGCAGCGCTGGCGCACGCGCTGGGCGAGGGGCAGATCGAGGAGGAGCTGTCGCCCCAGACGGCGCAGGCGCTGGGGCGCGAGCTGTCACAGACGCTGCACCGGCGGGTGGGGCGGCGGGACGTGGAGGGGGCGTCGCGGCTGCTGGCGGTGCTCGACGATCGGTTCTTCTCGATGGACGAGGTGGCGCACGCGCTGCGGGCGCCGCAGGCGGAGATCCGGCGGGCTGCAGTGGCGGCGGCGGTGCGGGTGGGGCGGCCCGGGGAGGGGCCTCGGCTGCTGGCGCTGGCCGATCCGGATCCGGAAGACGACATCGAGCAAAGCTTGCTCGCAGGCGCGCGGGCGCTGGGCGGCGGCGCGGATCAGGCGCGGCTCTCGCTGGCGCTCGATCGGGGTCGGTCGGGGGCGAGCGCGGAGAAGGCGCGGCTGTGGGGGGAGGCGCTGGTGGGCCTCGGGGGGATCGCGGTGGCCAGCGGGGGGCGGGGGTCGTCGCCGTCGTTCGCGGTGGCAGCGTTCTCGGGGGCGCCGCAAACGCCCGTGGGGCAAGCGGCGGTGGTGGAGGTGCTGCGGCAAGAGGCGCTGGTGCCCGGGTCGCCTCGGCGCGCGGCGGCGTTGTGGGCGCTGGGTGAGCTGCGGGCGCGACAGGCGCACCGGGAGGTGCTGCTGTCTCTGGGGTCGTCGGATCGGGCGGTGTTCGCGGCGGCAGCGCGGGCGGCGGTGCTGATCGAGGCGCGGGGGGCCGTGGCGGCGCTGCTGGGTCGGTTGACGACGGGGTCGGAGGTGCGGGCCGTCACGGAGGCGCTCTCTCTGGCCGGTCCCGAGGCGGTGGGCGACCTGATCGCGGCGCTGCCGACGACGCGCGGTCAGGGGGCCGCGGTGGCGACGTCGGTGGCGAGCGGGTCCGCGCTGACGGGCTCGGTGCGCGCGGCGCGGGTGCTGGCGCGGCTGGGCCCGGAGGCGTGCGCCGAGGTGCTGGTGCGGTACGCGGAGCTGGGCTACCGGGCGCGTAACGCCGTGGCGCGAGCACTGGCGACGGTGTCCCGGAGGACCGGGGAGGCCGTGGATCCGGAGCTCGTGCTGCAAGCGATGGAGATGACGCTGGAGTACGCGGAGTCGCTGGCGCTGCTGTACCCGATGACGCTGTTCGGGAGGCTCTCGCCGAAGCGGGCGTCGGCCCCGGATGGGCTGCGCGAGGAGACGCGGGGCCTTCTGCGGCGGGAGGTGCGCTACCGGATCGAGGAGACGTCGGCGCGGCTTCTGGATCTGGCGGCCGTGATGGGCGATCGGGAGCTGATCACGCGGGCCCGGGCCGCGCTGGCCGAGGGGGCGCGGGAGCGAGGTCACGGGCTGGAGCTGCTGGAGACGATCCTGCCGCGTCCGCTGGCCGCTCGGGCGGTGGCGTTGCTGGAGATCGACTGGGCGACGCCGCTGCCGACGGGCGGGAAGCCGCCACAGCTCGACGGCTGGCTGGAGAAGTGCCGGAATTTCGACGCAGGCGCGCTACCTTCGTCGCATCCGATGGCGACGGTGCTCGAGAAGGTGGTCGTGCTGGTGGACTCTTCGCTGTTCAAGGGGTTGAGCGGGGAGGAGCTGTACCCTGTCGCGGAGATCGCCGAGGCGCTGGAGTACGAGTCCGGCGAAGAGGTGGTGCGGGAGGGAGATCCGGGCGACGCGCTGTTCGTGGTGGTGGAGGGGCGCTTCCAGGTCGAGCGGCGAGGGGCGGCGGTGCGGGCGCTGGAGCCCGGGGCGGTGTTCGGAGAGGTGGCGCTGCTGGACGGGGCGCCGCGCGCGGCGACGGTGGTGGCGACGACCGAGGGGAAGGTGCTGCGCATCCCGCGGGCGGAGTTCGAGGGGTTGCTCGATGAGTCACCCGAGCTGGCGCGGGGGGTGATCCGGACGCTGCTGGGGCACCTGAGGGCCGCTGGGGCCGCGGGGTAG
- a CDS encoding ABC transporter ATP-binding protein: protein MSEPRIEVDDLTMGWGDNILQKNASFQVKRGDIFAILGGSGCGKSTMLRYLVGLETPMGGRITIQGIGAPRLQVGRPKYGVMFQSGALFGSMTVGENVALQLRKWTDLPDDAIDAIVRAKLQLVGLGGVKNHMPSEISGGMKKRAAIARAMALEPDLIFLDEPSAGLDPVSSFELDELILTLNRSLGLTVVIVTHELESIFKIVKTCVMLDKESKSIIARGDPRQLRDESRDPRVHSFFNRTNREGT, encoded by the coding sequence ATGAGCGAGCCGCGCATCGAGGTCGACGACCTGACCATGGGCTGGGGGGACAACATCCTCCAGAAGAACGCCTCGTTCCAGGTGAAGCGCGGCGACATCTTCGCCATCCTCGGCGGCAGCGGCTGCGGAAAATCCACGATGCTCCGCTACCTCGTCGGCCTCGAGACCCCGATGGGGGGGCGCATCACCATCCAGGGGATCGGCGCCCCGCGCCTCCAGGTGGGCAGGCCCAAATACGGCGTCATGTTCCAGTCGGGCGCGCTGTTCGGTTCGATGACCGTCGGCGAGAATGTCGCCCTTCAGCTCCGGAAGTGGACCGATCTCCCGGATGACGCGATCGATGCCATCGTCCGCGCCAAGTTGCAGCTCGTCGGCCTCGGCGGCGTCAAGAACCACATGCCTTCCGAGATCTCCGGCGGCATGAAGAAGCGCGCCGCCATCGCCCGGGCGATGGCCCTGGAACCGGACCTCATCTTTCTCGACGAGCCCTCGGCAGGCCTGGATCCGGTGAGCTCGTTCGAACTGGACGAGCTGATCCTCACCCTGAACCGCTCTCTCGGCCTCACCGTGGTCATCGTCACCCACGAGCTGGAGAGCATCTTCAAGATCGTGAAGACATGCGTGATGCTCGACAAAGAGAGCAAGAGCATCATCGCCCGCGGCGATCCCCGCCAGCTGCGCGACGAGAGCCGCGACCCGCGGGTCCACAGCTTCTTCAACCGAACGAACCGGGAGGGGACATGA
- a CDS encoding ABC-type transport auxiliary lipoprotein family protein: MTILRKPIAACVLACLAFGSAGCALLTKSDPIAPRYYNPERLNAPDPEPTSRNKPDSNPAHKLRLRAVRASEHLKERIVFRDSPTELGFYDGRRWTELPEHYLRRQLSAALFESQRVQQVIAGPAATLEVEMSAFEEVREPRRVGRVQIMFLLHDGNLVRFRETVTIERPIAGEGTPSAEATVSALGEALAAAVQRIVDRTLRELDFVTPTRPSPVPEPPPLP, from the coding sequence ATGACGATCCTCCGCAAACCCATCGCCGCTTGCGTCCTCGCGTGCCTCGCCTTCGGCAGCGCCGGGTGCGCCTTGCTCACGAAGAGCGACCCCATCGCCCCCCGTTACTACAACCCCGAGCGGCTGAACGCCCCGGACCCCGAGCCCACGTCACGGAACAAGCCCGACTCGAACCCCGCCCACAAGCTGCGCCTTCGGGCCGTACGCGCCAGCGAGCACCTCAAGGAGCGCATCGTCTTCCGCGACTCTCCCACCGAGCTGGGCTTCTACGACGGCCGCCGCTGGACCGAGCTCCCGGAGCACTACCTGCGCCGCCAGCTCTCGGCCGCCCTCTTCGAGAGTCAGCGTGTGCAGCAGGTCATCGCTGGCCCTGCCGCCACCCTGGAGGTCGAGATGAGCGCCTTCGAAGAGGTGCGCGAGCCGCGGCGCGTGGGGCGCGTGCAGATCATGTTCCTGCTCCACGACGGCAACCTCGTCCGGTTCCGCGAGACCGTCACCATCGAGCGCCCCATCGCAGGCGAGGGGACCCCCTCGGCCGAAGCCACCGTCAGCGCCCTCGGCGAAGCCCTCGCCGCGGCGGTACAGCGGATCGTCGACCGGACGCTACGTGAACTCGATTTCGTCACCCCCACGCGCCCCTCGCCCGTCCCCGAGCCGCCGCCGCTTCCCTGA
- a CDS encoding DUF433 domain-containing protein yields MAVPPLPRVRVPHPHVRCDSQVLAGSPHVAGSRVPVRRLWAWHRGGASVETLLKRYPNLGAARILDALAFAHDNLDLIEADLAREQALFEQQGGPTVGARPLSQLTLPFLDAEAPLSKAPRATATRPATARADAAADATVTPHATPSATPSATPPAAADTPSAPGAAGASPPSRGGGGQRARSGRR; encoded by the coding sequence ATGGCGGTCCCTCCGCTCCCTCGTGTGCGTGTCCCCCACCCGCATGTCCGCTGCGACAGCCAGGTGCTCGCCGGTAGTCCGCACGTCGCTGGCTCCCGGGTGCCGGTGCGTCGGCTCTGGGCGTGGCATCGCGGTGGTGCCTCGGTGGAGACGCTGCTCAAGCGCTACCCGAACCTGGGCGCGGCGCGCATCCTCGATGCGCTCGCGTTCGCCCACGACAACCTCGATCTCATCGAGGCCGACCTGGCGCGCGAGCAGGCTTTGTTCGAGCAGCAGGGAGGTCCGACGGTCGGCGCGCGGCCGCTCTCGCAGCTCACGCTGCCGTTCCTCGACGCAGAGGCTCCTCTGAGCAAGGCGCCCCGCGCGACCGCGACGCGCCCTGCGACGGCGCGCGCAGATGCAGCCGCCGACGCCACCGTGACACCGCACGCGACGCCCTCGGCCACGCCCTCGGCGACGCCTCCCGCAGCCGCCGACACGCCGAGCGCCCCCGGCGCCGCTGGTGCGTCACCCCCCAGTCGGGGGGGTGGCGGTCAGCGCGCTCGCAGTGGCCGCCGGTAG
- a CDS encoding MFS transporter: MSDALPRRAGLPLALLAALALSTAIAPLNSTMIAVALPEMARTLPADSSVLRQGLVTSYMLTNIVLQSPGGKLGDRIGHRRGLELGQLIFALGAALAYLMPYLPALIISRVLMATGAAVMTPSAMAMLRTELPTEARARAFGAFGALIGISAALGPKIGALLVARFGWISIFLANVPVLLASALLRRVAGASASSPRPTVARASEPTAKDQPSAPNSQPSTSAPESAAQPLATAAGQGKGTTAPAPFDLVGSFLLGASLIGLVLGMENAPLRWAALLGMLGLIPFALWERRVSDPVIDFSLFRRRAFLAGTLIVALQSVAMYSVMFELPQVASRLFSSGKQDVGNTLVVMMGAMVVTSPLGGRASERFGARAVAMTGSLLNLTGMILLGIGRLDSLTDAMPALALLGAGFGLVSAPTQSAAMSDVPRHKSGMAAGVSSTMRYVGGIAGVSMLGLLLSERTERDVVMREHTTVVTLFCIAFVLQVLCTLLLPRRTPPLPPR; encoded by the coding sequence GTGTCTGACGCCCTTCCCAGGAGAGCAGGCCTGCCGCTGGCGCTGCTTGCGGCGCTCGCCTTGTCGACGGCGATAGCTCCCCTCAACTCCACGATGATCGCCGTCGCGCTGCCCGAGATGGCGCGGACCCTGCCAGCCGACTCGAGCGTGCTCCGCCAGGGGCTGGTGACCAGCTACATGCTCACCAACATCGTGCTGCAGAGCCCTGGCGGGAAGCTCGGCGATCGCATCGGCCATCGTCGCGGCCTGGAACTCGGACAGCTCATCTTCGCGCTCGGCGCCGCGCTCGCCTACCTGATGCCCTACCTCCCGGCGCTCATCATCTCGCGCGTCCTCATGGCCACCGGCGCTGCCGTGATGACGCCCAGCGCGATGGCCATGCTCCGCACCGAGCTCCCGACCGAGGCCCGCGCGCGCGCCTTCGGCGCCTTCGGCGCCCTCATCGGCATCTCCGCGGCGCTCGGCCCGAAGATCGGCGCCCTCCTCGTGGCCCGCTTCGGCTGGATCTCCATCTTCCTCGCCAACGTCCCCGTCTTGCTCGCCTCGGCCCTCCTCCGCCGCGTGGCAGGCGCCTCGGCCTCCTCACCCCGCCCGACGGTGGCGAGGGCGTCCGAGCCGACCGCCAAAGACCAGCCCAGCGCACCCAACTCCCAGCCCTCCACATCAGCCCCCGAGAGCGCGGCGCAGCCCCTCGCGACGGCAGCAGGGCAGGGGAAGGGCACGACGGCGCCAGCGCCCTTCGACCTGGTCGGCTCCTTCTTGCTCGGAGCCTCCCTCATCGGCCTCGTGCTCGGCATGGAGAACGCCCCGCTCCGCTGGGCGGCTTTGCTGGGAATGCTGGGCCTCATCCCCTTCGCCCTCTGGGAACGCCGCGTCTCCGATCCCGTCATCGACTTCTCCCTCTTCCGACGCCGTGCATTCCTTGCAGGGACCCTGATCGTCGCCCTCCAGAGCGTCGCCATGTACTCCGTCATGTTCGAGCTCCCCCAGGTCGCCTCACGGCTGTTCTCCTCGGGGAAACAGGATGTAGGCAACACCCTCGTGGTCATGATGGGCGCCATGGTCGTCACCTCCCCCCTCGGCGGCCGAGCCTCGGAGCGCTTCGGCGCTCGCGCCGTCGCCATGACTGGCAGCCTCCTCAACCTCACGGGCATGATCCTGCTCGGCATCGGTCGCCTCGACTCACTCACCGACGCCATGCCTGCCCTCGCGCTGCTCGGCGCCGGCTTCGGCCTCGTCTCCGCGCCCACCCAGTCGGCCGCGATGAGCGACGTCCCCCGTCACAAGAGCGGCATGGCCGCCGGCGTCTCCTCCACGATGCGCTACGTCGGCGGCATCGCCGGCGTGAGCATGCTCGGCTTGCTGCTCAGCGAGCGCACCGAGCGCGACGTCGTGATGCGCGAACACACGACCGTCGTGACCCTCTTCTGCATCGCCTTCGTGCTCCAGGTCCTCTGCACCCTGCTTCTCCCCCGCCGCACCCCTCCGCTCCCACCTCGGTGA
- the gndA gene encoding NADP-dependent phosphogluconate dehydrogenase yields the protein MTTEMDIGVAGLGVMGRNLALNISDKGFSLAVYNRHSDPVKAFAAHAQGREVAACTTVEEFTRSLKRPRKILMLVKAGIGVENTIAALKPHLQEGDILVDAGNEHFAVTERRERELSAAGIRYFGMGVSGGELGARNGPSMMPGGERAAYEALAPILTKIAAQHADGPCVAYMGPGGAGHYVKMIHNGIEYGDMQLIAEAYDVLKTIGGLSNDELAEAFSAWNEGELESYLVQITAHIFTVRDPEGQGQLLDAILDASSMKGTGTWTVEDAASLNAAIPTIASAVDARVLSSDKAGRLRIAKILAGPDPKDAGRVLAGFDRKALIDAVRDALYASKLCSYAQGMNLLRLASRERKWNLDLPEIARIWQDGCIIRARLLSRIKAAFAGDPELPNLLLDPSLAKDLAGRQTGWRKVVALAAEAGIPTLATSASLSYYDTLRRERLPANLVQAQRDFFGAHTYKRLDREGDFHTDWSATS from the coding sequence ATGACGACAGAAATGGACATCGGGGTCGCGGGGCTCGGCGTCATGGGCCGGAACCTGGCGCTGAACATCTCGGACAAGGGTTTCTCTCTGGCCGTCTACAACCGCCACTCCGACCCGGTGAAGGCGTTCGCTGCCCATGCGCAGGGCAGGGAAGTCGCTGCCTGCACCACGGTCGAGGAGTTCACCCGCTCTCTCAAACGGCCGCGGAAGATCCTGATGCTCGTCAAGGCGGGCATCGGCGTCGAGAACACCATCGCCGCCCTCAAACCCCACCTCCAGGAGGGCGACATCCTGGTCGACGCCGGTAACGAGCACTTCGCCGTCACCGAGCGCCGCGAGCGAGAGCTGTCCGCGGCGGGGATCCGGTACTTCGGCATGGGCGTCTCCGGCGGCGAGCTGGGCGCCCGCAACGGCCCCTCGATGATGCCTGGCGGCGAGCGCGCCGCTTACGAAGCCCTTGCGCCCATTCTCACCAAGATTGCCGCGCAGCACGCCGACGGCCCCTGCGTCGCCTACATGGGCCCGGGTGGCGCCGGCCACTACGTGAAGATGATCCACAACGGCATCGAGTACGGCGACATGCAGCTCATCGCCGAGGCCTACGATGTCCTGAAGACGATCGGCGGCCTCTCCAACGACGAGCTGGCCGAGGCCTTCTCCGCCTGGAACGAGGGCGAACTCGAGTCGTACCTCGTCCAGATCACCGCCCACATCTTCACCGTCCGTGACCCCGAGGGCCAGGGCCAGCTCCTCGATGCCATCCTCGACGCCTCCTCGATGAAGGGCACCGGCACCTGGACGGTCGAGGACGCCGCGTCCCTCAACGCCGCCATCCCCACCATTGCCAGCGCCGTCGACGCCCGCGTTCTCTCCTCCGACAAGGCGGGCCGCCTGCGCATCGCCAAGATCCTCGCCGGCCCGGACCCCAAGGACGCCGGCCGCGTGCTCGCCGGCTTCGACCGCAAGGCCCTGATCGACGCCGTGCGCGACGCCCTCTACGCCTCCAAGCTCTGCAGCTACGCTCAGGGGATGAACCTCCTCCGCCTCGCCTCCCGCGAGCGGAAGTGGAACCTCGACCTCCCCGAGATCGCCCGCATCTGGCAGGACGGCTGCATCATCCGCGCCCGCCTCCTCAGCCGCATCAAGGCCGCCTTCGCTGGTGATCCCGAGCTGCCCAACCTCCTCCTCGACCCCTCCCTCGCCAAGGACCTCGCTGGCCGCCAGACTGGCTGGCGCAAGGTCGTCGCCCTTGCCGCCGAGGCCGGCATCCCCACCCTCGCCACCAGCGCCTCGCTCTCCTACTACGACACCCTCCGCCGCGAGCGCCTCCCGGCCAACCTGGTCCAGGCCCAGCGCGACTTCTTCGGCGCCCACACCTACAAGCGCCTCGACCGCGAAGGCGACTTCCACACCGACTGGAGCGCCACCTCGTGA
- a CDS encoding MlaD family protein, with the protein MNSANHWKIGLFVVFGVSIAMVTLIYLGAKSLGKSTSTYVSFFDESVQGLEISSPVKFRGVTIGTVSKIEVAADQRHVAVEYQIGSNVPEQLGLRKGDSDARSLGPTERRVQLASAGVTGVKFLQIDFFPVDQYPEHPLPFEPPSNTIPVAASALKNIEESFIKVMHNMPELSEQLVKLIARVNSIVAEFDDTHLPKRVGDTLGNVDMLLKSAHKGIEDLNTAKLGDGAGKTVSSIAAATARLDRLLGRVEKDDLVGSIKRTTDNISNVADGASIPVEELNQTLRSVQDAANSLRQLVDALERDSDMLLKGRSRGAE; encoded by the coding sequence ATGAACTCGGCCAACCACTGGAAGATCGGCCTCTTCGTCGTGTTCGGCGTCTCCATCGCCATGGTCACGCTCATCTATCTGGGCGCCAAGTCGCTCGGCAAATCGACGAGCACCTACGTGTCGTTCTTCGACGAGTCGGTCCAGGGGCTCGAGATCAGCTCTCCCGTGAAGTTCCGCGGGGTGACGATCGGGACGGTGTCGAAGATCGAGGTCGCCGCCGACCAGCGCCACGTCGCCGTCGAGTACCAGATCGGGAGCAACGTCCCCGAGCAGCTCGGCCTCCGGAAAGGCGACTCCGACGCCAGGAGCCTCGGCCCGACCGAGCGGCGTGTCCAGCTCGCCTCGGCCGGCGTCACCGGCGTCAAGTTCCTGCAGATCGACTTCTTCCCGGTGGATCAGTACCCCGAGCATCCGCTGCCGTTCGAACCGCCGTCCAACACCATCCCGGTTGCGGCCTCCGCCCTGAAGAACATCGAAGAATCGTTCATCAAGGTGATGCACAACATGCCCGAGCTGTCCGAGCAGCTCGTGAAGCTCATCGCTCGCGTGAACAGCATCGTCGCCGAGTTCGACGACACCCATCTGCCCAAACGCGTTGGTGACACGCTCGGCAATGTCGACATGCTCCTCAAGTCCGCCCACAAGGGCATCGAGGACCTCAACACCGCCAAGCTCGGGGACGGGGCAGGGAAGACGGTCTCTTCCATCGCTGCGGCGACCGCGCGGCTGGATCGCCTCCTGGGCCGCGTCGAGAAGGACGATCTCGTGGGCAGCATCAAGCGCACCACAGACAACATCAGCAACGTCGCCGACGGGGCGAGCATCCCGGTCGAGGAGCTGAACCAGACGCTGCGATCGGTGCAGGACGCAGCGAACTCGCTGCGCCAGCTGGTCGACGCCCTGGAGCGCGACTCCGACATGCTCCTCAAGGGGCGATCGAGAGGGGCCGAATGA